Proteins encoded by one window of Halomonas chromatireducens:
- a CDS encoding SulP family inorganic anion transporter produces the protein MLKRYLPILTWLPHYNRRLCGADLLAGAIVTMMVIPQSLAYAILAGLPPVVGLYASLLPLLAYTLLGTSRTLAVGPVAIIALMTGAALSDVAAPGSAAYLQAALVLSLLSGLMLVIMGALRMGFLTNFLSHPVIAGFLSASGILIAASQAGHLLGIEAISTALLPRIAELAAGLPQAHLPTMAIGSGCLLFLILLRLRGKRALRGLGLPGNLADLITRAGPVLAVVVTTWITWRFDLAAQGVAVIGDIPRGLPPLTIPGFDGSLWRALLIPAFLISLVGFVESISMGQMLAARRRERISPNQELIGLGGANLAAAFSAGMPVTGGLSRTVINYDAGARTPLAGFFAAIGIGAVTLYFTPALYHLPIATLAATITVAILTLVDIPMIRQTWRYSRSDFSAMALTILLTLVEGVEAGIISGVALSIGLFLYRTSRPHSALVGRIPKTEHFRNVERHDTETVSHLALLRIDESLYFANARYLEDTVYDLVATRPELEHVVLICSAVNLIDASALESLDAINGRLSDSRVTLHLAEVKGPVMDQLKRSDFLDDMTGRVFLSTYAAWRELSRPSDPMQ, from the coding sequence ATGCTCAAGCGCTATCTGCCGATACTGACATGGCTGCCCCACTATAACCGCCGGCTGTGCGGCGCCGACCTGCTGGCCGGTGCCATCGTCACCATGATGGTGATACCACAATCCTTGGCTTACGCCATCCTTGCCGGCCTGCCGCCGGTGGTGGGTCTCTACGCCAGCCTGCTCCCGCTATTGGCCTATACGCTGCTGGGCACCAGCCGTACGCTTGCCGTGGGCCCCGTCGCGATTATCGCGCTGATGACCGGGGCAGCCCTGAGCGATGTCGCCGCACCAGGCAGCGCGGCTTATCTCCAGGCCGCCCTGGTGCTATCGCTGCTCTCCGGGCTGATGCTGGTCATCATGGGCGCGCTGCGCATGGGCTTCCTGACCAACTTTCTGAGCCACCCGGTGATAGCCGGTTTCCTGTCTGCTTCCGGTATCCTCATCGCGGCCAGCCAGGCCGGCCATCTGCTGGGTATCGAGGCCATCTCCACGGCGCTGTTGCCCAGGATAGCGGAGCTTGCCGCCGGACTGCCGCAAGCCCACCTGCCGACGATGGCCATTGGCAGCGGCTGCCTGCTTTTCCTGATCCTGCTGCGCCTGCGCGGCAAGCGGGCACTGCGTGGGCTCGGCCTGCCCGGAAACCTGGCCGACCTGATCACCCGGGCCGGTCCCGTTCTCGCCGTGGTGGTGACCACCTGGATAACCTGGCGTTTCGACCTTGCGGCGCAGGGTGTGGCCGTCATCGGCGACATCCCCCGTGGGTTGCCACCCCTGACGATTCCCGGCTTCGACGGGTCACTATGGCGGGCCCTGTTGATTCCTGCCTTTCTCATCAGCCTCGTGGGCTTCGTGGAGTCCATCTCAATGGGTCAGATGCTCGCCGCCAGGCGGCGTGAACGCATCTCTCCCAACCAGGAACTGATCGGGCTCGGCGGGGCCAACCTGGCAGCGGCCTTCTCTGCCGGCATGCCCGTCACCGGGGGGCTCTCGCGCACGGTGATCAACTATGATGCAGGAGCCCGCACACCGCTTGCCGGTTTTTTTGCCGCCATCGGCATCGGCGCAGTCACGCTTTACTTCACCCCGGCCCTCTACCACCTGCCCATCGCCACGCTGGCTGCGACCATCACCGTGGCCATCCTGACCCTGGTGGACATTCCCATGATCCGCCAGACCTGGCGCTACTCCCGCAGCGACTTCTCCGCCATGGCGCTGACCATCCTGTTGACCCTGGTGGAAGGGGTTGAGGCCGGGATCATCAGCGGTGTCGCACTCTCCATCGGGCTGTTTCTCTATCGCACCAGCCGCCCTCACAGCGCATTGGTGGGCCGCATACCCAAGACCGAGCACTTTCGCAACGTCGAGCGTCACGACACCGAGACCGTCAGCCACCTGGCCCTGCTGCGCATCGACGAAAGTCTCTACTTCGCCAATGCCCGCTACCTGGAAGACACCGTCTACGACCTGGTCGCCACCCGCCCCGAGCTTGAGCACGTGGTATTGATCTGCTCGGCGGTCAACCTGATCGACGCTTCCGCCCTGGAGAGCCTGGATGCCATCAACGGGCGCCTCTCCGATTCGAGAGTGACGCTGCATCTGGCCGAAGTGAAGGGGCCGGTCATGGACCAGTTGAAGCGCAGCGACTTTCTCGACGACATGACAGGGCGGGTATTCCTCAGCACCTATGCCGCCTGGCGCGAGCTGTCGCGCCCCTCCGACCCCATGCAGTGA
- a CDS encoding enoyl-CoA hydratase/isomerase family protein translates to MTTPVTYHRHDNIGVITIDNPPVNALGQAVRQGLVEAVAKGIEDHDVRAMLLVAKGRTFIAGADIREFGKPPQAPLLPDVIRHLETSSKPIVVALHGTALGGGLEVALGCQLRVALPGTRVGLPEVKLGLLPGAGGTQRLPRLAGVAAALDLITSGRFASADEALSLGIVDTIRDADSPLDAGLAVAREMLAGKLQPRVTGELPPAQSNPEAIADYRSRLEAEVPELFSPFRCVEAIAASTEGSLDEGLRRERELFLACMDSPQRAGLIHAFFAARAPHKVPGADDTPTLTQVALLGEHSLFRQLEANAERAGVTLTASPVPSTQACLMAPGADAGSCPADALRIVLLTATEATDLEGIEAELALVVPDRGPLVELVSLGAETTEQQAVANLLKVLRQGVVVSNRGSLLAVLTQASDDAVATPHAAMETVSLTLSERGWAYRNSDIDLLAIEALGYPRHLGGPHRQASLTLSDTSENAS, encoded by the coding sequence ATGACGACACCGGTCACTTACCATCGCCATGACAATATCGGTGTGATCACCATCGACAACCCGCCCGTCAACGCCTTGGGACAGGCGGTACGGCAAGGCCTGGTCGAAGCGGTAGCCAAGGGTATCGAGGACCATGACGTCCGTGCCATGTTACTCGTCGCCAAGGGCCGCACCTTTATCGCCGGTGCGGATATCCGGGAATTCGGCAAGCCCCCCCAGGCCCCGCTGCTGCCGGATGTGATCCGGCATCTCGAGACCAGTAGCAAGCCCATCGTCGTGGCACTTCACGGCACCGCGCTTGGAGGCGGGCTCGAGGTCGCGCTGGGCTGCCAGCTACGGGTCGCCCTGCCTGGCACACGGGTCGGTCTGCCCGAGGTCAAGCTCGGGCTGCTGCCGGGTGCGGGCGGTACCCAGCGGTTGCCGCGCCTTGCCGGCGTCGCAGCCGCCCTGGACCTGATTACCAGCGGCCGATTCGCCAGCGCCGATGAAGCCCTGTCACTTGGCATCGTCGATACCATCCGCGACGCGGACAGCCCCCTCGATGCCGGCCTGGCTGTGGCCCGGGAGATGCTCGCGGGCAAGCTCCAGCCCCGTGTGACCGGCGAGCTACCGCCGGCCCAGTCCAACCCCGAGGCCATCGCCGACTACCGAAGCCGGCTTGAGGCTGAAGTGCCCGAGCTCTTCTCGCCGTTTCGCTGTGTCGAGGCCATTGCCGCCAGTACCGAGGGCAGTCTCGATGAAGGCCTTCGCCGCGAACGCGAGCTGTTCCTGGCCTGCATGGACTCCCCCCAGCGGGCGGGACTGATTCACGCCTTCTTTGCCGCCCGCGCGCCCCACAAGGTCCCCGGTGCCGATGACACGCCGACCCTAACCCAGGTTGCCCTGCTCGGCGAACATTCCCTTTTTCGCCAACTTGAGGCTAACGCCGAGCGTGCCGGCGTCACGCTGACCGCCTCCCCGGTTCCGTCGACCCAGGCCTGCCTGATGGCACCCGGTGCCGATGCCGGCTCATGCCCTGCAGACGCCCTGCGTATCGTGCTGCTGACGGCCACCGAGGCCACCGATCTCGAGGGGATAGAGGCCGAGCTGGCCCTGGTTGTGCCGGACAGGGGCCCGCTAGTGGAGCTGGTCTCACTGGGCGCAGAAACCACCGAACAGCAGGCGGTAGCCAACCTTCTCAAGGTTCTGCGCCAAGGGGTTGTCGTCAGCAACCGGGGAAGCCTGCTGGCGGTGCTGACCCAAGCGTCAGACGATGCTGTGGCAACCCCTCATGCGGCCATGGAAACCGTCAGCCTTACGCTGTCCGAGCGCGGCTGGGCCTACCGCAACAGCGATATCGACCTGCTGGCCATCGAGGCCCTTGGCTATCCCCGACACCTTGGCGGCCCCCATCGCCAGGCAAGCCTGACCCTTTCCGACACTTCGGAGAACGCTTCATGA
- a CDS encoding TRAP transporter permease, with product MTHPTPPADSTQELKEKVIHVRPLPPALRWIPGAVTVVLMMMTLDYLFNVGLLRFVTGLETQFYYAVVALLLPLVFLLWPLKTSLQHRPIPWYDYALSIATLIVGGYFVYHAESILERGWAFAAPDIAIMASYAWWLLIIEAARRAGGWPIAVIVSLFSLYPLVADIVPGPIQAFPSSLEETAMYHTMSTESIMGVPLQAFAGLVIGFLVFGVVLQKSGGGKFFINLAFALLGHVRGGPAKVSIFSSGLMGSMSGSVISNVLTTGVLSIPAMRRIGMGRSFSGGVEACASTGGVLMPPVMGATAFVMAMFLDVPYSAVALAAIIPSILYFLGLFIQIDAYAARHDIKGLPAVELPSLWQTLKEGWYFIFVFALLVWMLLVMQREAVAPFYATALLLVLNQFSRHNRWGLKELGETLSSAAKLFAELIAILAGVGMLVGALSMTGLSGTIANDFIHIAGGSVPLLLLMGALTSFVLGIGMTVTAAYIFLAVALAPALIQGGGLDPMAVHMFILYWGMLSFITPPVALGAFAAATVAGARPMATGLQAMRLGSVIYFIPFLFVLNPALIMQGEPLQIGLVFFQALVGIVLFASAMQGYLIGVGRLGVGAIYEALVRSLVLVAGLLFALPGGGMVPLSQLELIFFALAALAPAVLLARWSQRQARPSSAHIDT from the coding sequence ATGACCCATCCCACCCCCCCTGCAGATTCGACGCAAGAACTAAAGGAAAAGGTCATCCACGTTCGTCCGCTCCCCCCCGCACTGCGATGGATTCCCGGCGCAGTGACGGTGGTGCTGATGATGATGACCCTGGATTACCTGTTCAACGTCGGCTTGTTGCGATTCGTCACCGGGCTGGAAACCCAATTTTACTATGCCGTGGTGGCCCTGCTGCTGCCTCTGGTCTTTCTGTTGTGGCCGCTCAAGACCTCACTGCAGCATCGACCCATACCCTGGTATGACTACGCCCTCAGCATCGCGACGCTGATCGTCGGGGGCTACTTCGTCTATCACGCAGAGTCGATTCTCGAACGCGGCTGGGCCTTTGCCGCCCCAGATATTGCCATCATGGCAAGCTACGCCTGGTGGCTGCTGATCATTGAGGCCGCCCGTCGCGCTGGCGGCTGGCCCATCGCCGTCATCGTGTCCCTGTTCTCCCTCTACCCGCTGGTCGCGGACATCGTGCCAGGACCAATCCAGGCATTCCCCTCCTCCCTGGAGGAGACCGCCATGTACCACACCATGAGCACCGAGAGCATCATGGGTGTGCCGCTGCAAGCCTTCGCCGGCCTGGTCATCGGCTTCCTGGTGTTCGGCGTGGTGCTGCAGAAGAGCGGCGGCGGCAAGTTCTTCATCAACCTTGCCTTTGCCCTGCTCGGCCATGTGCGCGGCGGGCCTGCCAAGGTTTCGATCTTTTCCAGCGGCCTGATGGGCTCGATGAGCGGCAGCGTGATAAGCAATGTGCTGACCACCGGCGTGCTGTCGATCCCTGCCATGCGCCGTATCGGCATGGGCCGCTCGTTCTCCGGCGGCGTGGAGGCATGTGCCTCCACCGGTGGCGTGCTGATGCCCCCGGTGATGGGCGCGACAGCCTTTGTCATGGCGATGTTTCTCGACGTGCCCTATTCGGCCGTTGCCCTGGCCGCCATCATTCCCTCGATTCTCTACTTCCTCGGCCTGTTCATCCAGATCGATGCTTATGCGGCGCGCCACGACATCAAGGGGCTACCCGCCGTGGAGCTACCCTCCCTGTGGCAGACGCTCAAGGAGGGCTGGTACTTCATCTTCGTCTTCGCCCTGCTGGTGTGGATGCTGCTGGTGATGCAGCGCGAAGCGGTGGCTCCCTTCTACGCCACCGCCCTGCTCTTGGTGCTCAACCAATTCTCCCGCCACAACCGCTGGGGCTTGAAGGAACTTGGTGAGACACTCTCCTCCGCCGCCAAGCTGTTCGCCGAACTCATCGCCATCCTGGCCGGCGTCGGGATGCTGGTCGGTGCGTTGTCGATGACCGGACTCTCCGGCACCATCGCCAACGACTTCATTCATATTGCCGGAGGCAGTGTCCCCCTGCTGCTGCTCATGGGCGCATTGACCAGCTTCGTCCTGGGGATCGGCATGACCGTTACCGCCGCCTATATCTTCCTCGCGGTGGCACTGGCGCCGGCACTCATCCAGGGCGGCGGGCTCGACCCCATGGCCGTGCATATGTTCATCCTCTACTGGGGCATGCTGAGTTTCATTACTCCGCCGGTGGCGCTCGGCGCCTTCGCCGCGGCTACGGTAGCGGGGGCGCGCCCCATGGCCACCGGCCTGCAGGCCATGCGCCTGGGCAGCGTGATCTACTTCATTCCGTTCCTGTTCGTGCTCAATCCGGCGCTCATCATGCAGGGTGAACCACTGCAGATTGGCCTGGTGTTCTTCCAGGCACTGGTGGGTATCGTGCTGTTCGCTTCGGCCATGCAAGGCTATCTGATCGGCGTAGGCCGGCTCGGCGTCGGTGCCATCTATGAAGCGCTCGTGCGCAGCCTGGTTCTGGTGGCAGGTCTGCTGTTCGCCTTGCCCGGCGGTGGCATGGTGCCGCTCAGCCAGCTCGAGCTGATTTTCTTCGCCCTCGCCGCTTTGGCCCCTGCGGTGCTCCTCGCACGCTGGAGCCAGCGCCAGGCGCGGCCAAGTTCAGCCCACATCGACACATGA
- a CDS encoding O-acetylhomoserine aminocarboxypropyltransferase/cysteine synthase family protein, producing MKPETIALHHGYSPDDQHAVAVPIHQTTSFSFDSAQHAADLFDLKVEGNIYSRIMNPTCAVLEQRVAALEGGIAGLAVASGMAAITYAIQTIAEAGDNIVSISELYGGTYNLFAHTLPRQGIEVRFADKDDIAGIESLIDVRTKAVFCESVGNPSGSVVDMVKLAEAAHRHGVPVIVDNTVPTPFLWRPIEHGADIVIHSATKYIGGHGTTVGGVIVDSGKFPWADHPQRFPLLNEPDVSYHGVSYTRDVGEAAFIARARVVPLRNMGAALSAQAAWNLLQGLETLSLRIERICANARKVAEYLEGHPAVNWVQYAGLPGHKDHALAQRYMNGQASGILSFGIQGGREAGARFYDALGMILRLVNIGDAKTCSSIPASTTHRQLNDEEMIAAGVTPDMVRLSIGIEHIDDIIADLEQALSASQA from the coding sequence ATGAAGCCCGAAACTATTGCCCTCCACCACGGCTATTCCCCCGACGATCAGCACGCCGTGGCCGTTCCTATCCACCAGACCACCTCGTTTTCCTTTGACAGCGCGCAGCATGCCGCCGACCTGTTCGACCTCAAGGTCGAGGGAAACATCTATTCTCGCATCATGAACCCCACCTGTGCGGTGCTGGAACAGCGCGTCGCCGCACTGGAAGGCGGTATCGCTGGCCTGGCGGTCGCCTCCGGCATGGCGGCGATCACCTATGCCATCCAGACCATCGCCGAGGCCGGTGACAATATCGTCTCCATCAGCGAGCTGTATGGCGGCACCTACAATCTGTTTGCGCATACCCTGCCGCGACAAGGCATCGAGGTGCGCTTTGCCGACAAGGATGACATCGCCGGCATCGAGTCATTGATCGATGTGCGCACGAAGGCCGTTTTCTGCGAAAGCGTCGGCAACCCCTCGGGTAGCGTGGTCGACATGGTGAAGCTGGCGGAGGCCGCCCACCGCCATGGTGTTCCCGTGATCGTCGACAACACCGTACCCACACCCTTCCTGTGGCGGCCGATCGAGCATGGGGCGGATATCGTCATTCATTCGGCCACCAAGTATATCGGTGGCCATGGCACCACGGTCGGTGGTGTCATCGTCGACTCCGGCAAGTTTCCCTGGGCCGACCACCCGCAGCGTTTTCCGCTGCTCAACGAGCCGGACGTCTCCTATCATGGGGTGAGCTATACCCGCGACGTGGGCGAAGCCGCCTTCATTGCCCGTGCCCGGGTGGTGCCGCTCCGGAACATGGGGGCGGCGCTGTCGGCCCAGGCGGCGTGGAATCTGCTGCAGGGTCTGGAAACGCTGTCGCTACGTATCGAGCGTATCTGTGCCAATGCGCGGAAGGTGGCCGAGTACCTGGAGGGGCATCCGGCGGTAAACTGGGTTCAGTATGCCGGCCTTCCCGGCCACAAGGATCACGCGCTTGCCCAGCGCTACATGAACGGCCAGGCATCGGGCATTCTCAGCTTCGGTATTCAGGGCGGCCGCGAGGCGGGAGCCCGGTTCTACGATGCGCTAGGCATGATCCTGCGTCTGGTCAACATTGGCGACGCCAAGACCTGCTCGTCGATTCCCGCTTCGACCACCCACCGCCAGCTGAATGACGAGGAAATGATCGCCGCCGGCGTGACACCCGACATGGTGCGCCTCTCCATCGGCATCGAGCATATCGATGACATTATTGCCGACCTGGAACAGGCGCTCTCCGCCAGTCAGGCATGA
- a CDS encoding acyl-CoA dehydrogenase family protein: MNLTFTAEEQAFRQEVRAFLETSLPSAIRERVRLGRRLTANDHIRWQNLLSERGWLGANWPKAHGGPGWSPVQRHIFDEECAAAHAPTVVPFGVNMVAPVLMKFGSEEQQQYYLPRILGNRDWWCQGYSEPGAGSDLAGLRTRAVRDGDHYIVTGQKTWTTLGQHANMMFCLVRTDPEAKKQAGISFLLIDMASPGISVRPIVTLDGAHEVNEVFLDEVRVPVANRVGEEGEGWTCAKFLLTHERTGIAGLGHAKQALRHLKTLAMHVQHRGKPLLELPSFRHRVVKAELELMALEVTNLRVIAAARDGGVPGAESSLLKVRGSELRQELSELTRRALGPAALPFFPDFLHGDAEFDDPELAEAAAASAQYFNRRKLSIYGGANEIQKSIVAKTILGM; the protein is encoded by the coding sequence ATGAACCTGACCTTCACCGCCGAGGAACAGGCATTCCGTCAGGAGGTGCGAGCTTTCCTCGAAACCTCCCTGCCCAGCGCCATTCGCGAGCGCGTGCGACTGGGGCGGCGTCTCACCGCCAATGACCATATTCGCTGGCAAAACCTGTTGAGCGAACGCGGGTGGCTCGGCGCCAACTGGCCAAAGGCACATGGCGGCCCCGGCTGGAGTCCGGTGCAGCGTCACATCTTCGACGAGGAGTGCGCCGCCGCCCACGCACCGACCGTGGTACCGTTCGGCGTCAACATGGTCGCCCCGGTGCTGATGAAGTTCGGCAGCGAGGAACAGCAGCAGTACTATCTGCCACGGATCCTCGGCAACCGTGACTGGTGGTGTCAAGGCTATTCCGAGCCCGGCGCTGGCTCCGACCTGGCTGGCCTGCGTACACGCGCCGTGCGGGATGGCGATCACTACATCGTCACTGGTCAGAAGACCTGGACCACCCTTGGCCAGCACGCCAACATGATGTTCTGCCTGGTGCGCACCGACCCCGAGGCCAAGAAGCAGGCCGGCATCAGCTTTCTGCTGATCGACATGGCAAGCCCCGGTATCAGTGTACGTCCGATCGTGACGCTTGATGGCGCCCATGAGGTCAACGAGGTCTTTCTCGATGAGGTGCGCGTGCCGGTGGCGAATCGCGTGGGCGAGGAGGGAGAGGGCTGGACCTGTGCCAAGTTTCTCCTCACCCATGAACGCACCGGCATCGCCGGCCTGGGCCACGCCAAGCAGGCACTTCGCCATCTCAAGACGCTGGCGATGCATGTCCAGCATCGGGGCAAACCGCTTCTGGAACTGCCGAGCTTCCGCCACCGAGTGGTCAAGGCGGAACTGGAGCTGATGGCACTGGAAGTCACTAACCTGAGGGTAATCGCTGCTGCCCGTGACGGCGGCGTCCCCGGCGCGGAAAGCTCCCTGCTGAAGGTGCGTGGATCGGAGCTACGCCAGGAGCTGAGCGAACTGACCCGCCGTGCCCTGGGACCCGCCGCGCTGCCCTTCTTCCCCGATTTTCTGCACGGTGATGCCGAGTTCGACGATCCTGAACTGGCCGAAGCGGCCGCCGCCAGCGCTCAGTACTTCAACCGCCGCAAGCTCTCCATCTACGGCGGTGCCAACGAAATTCAGAAGAGCATCGTTGCGAAGACAATTCTCGGCATGTAA
- a CDS encoding TAXI family TRAP transporter solute-binding subunit yields MRQLSRSLITAALPLSLLAAGVTQATEVDLPRTMAWTAYGTNSSGYAQAVAIGNMLQNQYGTSVRILPGDNDVSRMTPLKQGRVDLCACGIASYYGAEGVMMFADRDWGPQPIRVITTSTASFGLSLAVAGDLGVETPADLKGKRIAYIRGDDALNKGTEAYLAFGGLTWDDVERVDFPGYARSFDGIIAGNVDASFTTTVTPPAQQLSSSPRGISWPVLDPDDAEGWERMMAVAPYFRPHEVTAGAGDVSADNPVPSASYPYPIVVANEDLDDKVAYGLIKALQDNYDDYKDAAPGAVGYAFEYQDLQWVIPFHDAVVDYYEEIGVWTEEMQAHQESLVERQELLVATWDAFLAEAPDDEDAFREAWMQARTEALSNAGFDPVFE; encoded by the coding sequence ATGCGCCAGCTCTCCCGCTCACTCATCACCGCCGCCTTGCCGCTCTCGCTGCTGGCTGCCGGCGTTACCCAAGCCACCGAGGTGGATCTACCGCGCACCATGGCATGGACCGCTTACGGCACCAATTCCAGCGGATACGCTCAGGCCGTCGCCATCGGCAACATGCTGCAGAATCAGTACGGCACCTCGGTTCGCATCCTGCCGGGTGACAATGACGTTTCCCGCATGACGCCCCTCAAGCAGGGTCGCGTCGACCTCTGTGCCTGTGGCATCGCCAGCTACTACGGTGCAGAAGGGGTCATGATGTTCGCCGACCGCGACTGGGGCCCCCAGCCGATTCGGGTGATCACCACCTCCACGGCTTCCTTCGGCCTGTCGCTGGCGGTGGCAGGGGATCTCGGCGTGGAAACCCCGGCCGATCTGAAAGGCAAGCGTATCGCCTATATCCGCGGTGACGATGCTCTCAACAAGGGCACCGAAGCCTACCTGGCCTTCGGCGGCTTGACCTGGGACGACGTGGAGCGGGTTGACTTTCCCGGCTATGCCCGCTCCTTCGACGGCATCATTGCCGGCAACGTCGATGCCTCCTTTACCACTACCGTAACCCCGCCGGCTCAGCAGCTCTCCAGCAGCCCACGCGGCATCAGCTGGCCGGTTCTAGACCCTGACGATGCCGAAGGCTGGGAGCGCATGATGGCAGTGGCTCCGTACTTCCGCCCCCATGAAGTGACAGCCGGCGCGGGAGACGTCAGCGCCGACAACCCCGTGCCCAGCGCCAGCTATCCCTACCCGATCGTGGTCGCCAACGAAGATCTCGATGACAAGGTGGCCTACGGCCTGATCAAGGCGTTGCAAGACAACTACGATGACTACAAGGATGCAGCCCCGGGTGCCGTGGGCTACGCCTTCGAATACCAGGATCTTCAGTGGGTCATTCCCTTCCACGATGCGGTTGTCGATTACTACGAGGAGATCGGCGTCTGGACCGAGGAGATGCAGGCACATCAGGAATCGCTGGTGGAGCGTCAGGAGCTGCTTGTTGCCACCTGGGACGCATTCCTGGCCGAAGCCCCCGATGACGAAGATGCATTCCGAGAAGCCTGGATGCAGGCACGCACCGAGGCACTCAGCAACGCTGGTTTCGATCCGGTTTTCGAGTAA
- a CDS encoding RNA-guided endonuclease InsQ/TnpB family protein: protein MTKRAYKERFYPTSEQAVLLAQSFGCARFVWNNTLTYRTEAYQQHGESISPSAVEKRLVALKAEYPWLADVSSVILQQTLRDQKAAFDNFFNPKLRARYPRFKRKDGRQSIRLTKAAFRYRDGEITIAKTKTPLPIRWSRPLPSEPSTITISRDRAGRYFISCLCDFTPDVLPVTPKMTGIDLGLTDLFITSEGIKSGNPRHLKRYEAKLAYLQRRLAKKQKGSNNRNKLRQKVARRHAKIADCRRDAIHKATRTLVNENQVLCVESLNITGMIKNRSLAKAISDAGWGEFLRQLVYKAEWAGRQLVKVSQWLPSSKMCHGCGHKVEKLPLSRRHWHCASCGQALDRDINAARNIRTAGLAGLACGATGAGAAA, encoded by the coding sequence ATGACAAAACGTGCCTACAAAGAACGTTTTTATCCTACGTCTGAGCAAGCTGTGCTGTTGGCACAGTCGTTCGGCTGTGCGCGTTTTGTATGGAACAACACGCTGACGTATCGCACAGAAGCCTATCAGCAGCACGGCGAGTCGATATCGCCTTCCGCAGTGGAAAAGCGGTTGGTGGCACTGAAAGCTGAGTATCCGTGGCTTGCCGATGTATCCAGCGTGATACTGCAACAAACCCTACGAGACCAGAAAGCCGCTTTCGACAACTTCTTCAACCCAAAGCTCAGGGCGCGCTATCCGCGATTCAAGCGCAAGGATGGCCGACAATCGATCCGGCTGACCAAGGCCGCGTTTCGCTATCGGGATGGCGAGATCACCATCGCGAAAACGAAGACACCGTTGCCGATTCGCTGGAGCCGCCCGCTCCCCAGCGAACCGTCTACCATCACGATTTCAAGGGATCGTGCCGGGCGCTACTTCATCAGCTGCCTGTGCGATTTCACGCCGGATGTGTTGCCGGTGACACCAAAGATGACGGGAATCGATCTGGGCCTGACCGACCTGTTCATCACCAGCGAGGGCATCAAGTCGGGCAATCCGCGCCACCTCAAACGCTATGAAGCAAAGTTGGCGTATCTCCAGCGCCGGCTGGCCAAAAAGCAAAAAGGCTCGAACAACCGAAACAAGCTGCGCCAGAAGGTGGCGCGACGGCATGCCAAGATCGCGGATTGTCGCCGCGATGCCATCCATAAAGCGACCCGCACGCTCGTCAACGAAAACCAAGTGCTGTGTGTCGAGTCGCTCAACATCACCGGGATGATCAAGAACCGCTCCCTGGCCAAGGCCATCAGCGATGCGGGGTGGGGCGAGTTTCTTCGCCAACTCGTCTACAAGGCAGAATGGGCAGGGCGGCAACTGGTGAAAGTGAGCCAGTGGCTGCCAAGCAGTAAAATGTGCCATGGCTGCGGGCACAAGGTTGAGAAGCTGCCACTCTCGCGGCGCCACTGGCACTGTGCAAGCTGCGGGCAAGCCCTCGACCGCGACATCAATGCCGCCAGGAATATCCGAACCGCCGGGCTGGCGGGGTTAGCCTGTGGAGCGACTGGAGCGGGGGCAGCGGCCTAG